The following are from one region of the Bactrocera oleae isolate idBacOlea1 chromosome 6, idBacOlea1, whole genome shotgun sequence genome:
- the LOC106627381 gene encoding uncharacterized protein → MKFNLDQNLTVLPLHIIEEFTFQKCLLPKKLFMKYGLHTGAWMKCSVKGTSFHTSYFLCQVYPRDINVNCCYLDYGVGTASLLEKGCMLCSLETIDFQETDIEQVTITLEIKESFFKSRLRKLSTSMLTIAMKQILTPLNLFVGSVVRTKICENFGISAIYIDSCINTNENTIFQLNSQTKLCFNNIYKGGKSNASVVMPFFEHGYEGVWKEIEDLLCNSRLRSTQIESNGIRPHLNALLIGPPGCGKTAILNAFVEKHKCNCFYISTENILQEYPGDAEAQLRKEFETALYLTTKLKSKNPTVIIFENINLLCPVSNNASTKDTSNSNLICVQLVKLLDELHNSNANILCIATTSNPSTINASVRRPGRFQHEIIIDWPNEQTRKSLFNAMFEFSQSKPFLKPKKLDVELLDLVGKSTQGFVAGDLALLVQNVEQNQVKQGKEYDIAHFVKSALKSVRPAAMYTADVRVYKFLDGFETIGGMDKLKRTLEVSILAGLRKQEKFRKFGLKLPKGLLLYGPPGCAKTTFAKCLAKEADMTFISIASADVYSPYVGAAEKFIVRIFDTARKNAPCLIFFDEIDTLAGRRPISSNSSSDVQVRILSTLLTEMDGVIDDSDENSQQILVVAASNRPDMIDDALLRPGRLSKHIYVPAPDLQSRISILQLIAKRMPFSEDVNVIKIAEGTKLYTGADMCNLCNEAALLAFERLSAESSVEDYKINAKEFDFALKNSKSSLSINQLSLYAKFQKKS, encoded by the exons ATGAAGTTTAATTTGGATCAGAATCTAACCGTGTTACCTCTACACATAATTGAAGAATTCACATTTCAGAAATGCTTGCTGcccaaaaaattgtttatgaaatACGGCTTACATACAGGCGCTTGGATGAAATGCTCGGTTAAAGGAACTAGCTTCCACACCAGCTATTTTCTATGTCAAGTTTATCCTCGAGATATTAAtgtaaattgttgttatttagaCTATGGTGTTGGCACTGCATCTCTTTTAGAAAAGGGATGCATGTTATGCAGCCTAGAAACAATAGACTTTCAAGAAACAGATATTGAACAGGTTACTATAACGTTGGAAATCAAAGAAAGCTTCTTCAAAAGTCGACTTCGCAAGTTATCTACAAGCATGCTGACTATCGCCATGAAGCAGATATTAACACCACTTAATTTGTTTGTAGGGAGCGTTGTGCGCactaaaatttgtgaaaattttggAATATCTGCTATCTATATTGACTCATgtataaatacaaatgaaaacacaattttccaATTGAATAGTCAAACAAAGTTGTGTTTTAACAACATATATAAGGGTGGCAAATCGAATGCATCGGTGGTAATGCCATTTTTCGAACATGGCTACGAAGGCGTTTGGAAAGAAATTGAAGATTTATTGTGTAATAGCAGGCTACGTAGTACGCAAATCGAATCTAATGGTATACGCCCGCATCTAAACGCCCTACTTATCGGTCCACCAGGTTGTGGCAAAACAGCCATACTGAATGCATTTGTCGAGAAGCATAAATGCAATTGTTTCTATATTTCCacggaaaatattttacaagagTATCCTGGTGATGCCGAAGCACAATTGCGTAAAGAATTCGAAACTGCTTTATATTTAACTACAAAACTGAAATCTAAAA ATCCTACCGTAATtatcttcgaaaatattaacTTGTTATGTCCCGTCTCGAATAATGCATCCACCAAAGATACAAGCAACTCAAATCTTATATGCGTACAATTGGTTAAGCTACTTGACGAGCTTCATAATTCGAATgctaatatattatgtatagcGACTACATCAAATCCAAGTACCATAAATGCCAGCGTACGTCGACCTGGACGCTTCCAACATGAAATCATCATTGATTGGCCAAATGAACAGACACGCAAAAGTTTATTTAATGCAATGTTCGAGTTCAGTCAATCAAAACCATTTCTGAAGCCAAAGAAACTTGACGTGGAACTACTCGACTTAGTCGGCAAAAGTACACAAGGCTTCGTCGCAGGAGATCTGGCGCTATTGGTACAAAATGTAGAACAAAATCAAGTAAAGCAAGGGAAAGAATACGACATTGCACATTTCGTAAAGTCAGCACTAAAAAGc GTAAGACCTGCTGCGATGTACACGGCCGATGTTagagtatataaatttttggacGGTTTCGAAACTATCGGTGGTATGGATAAGCTTAAACGTACGTTGGAAGTTAGTATTTTGGCAGGTCTGCGTAAGCAAGAAAAGTTTAGAAAATTCGGTCTAAAATTACCAAAAG gcTTACTGCTATATGGCCCACCGGGTTGTGCGAAAACGACTTTTGCGAAATGTCTGGCCAAAGAAGCGGACATGACGTTTATTTCCATAGCAAGCGCAGATGTTTACTCGCCTTACGTTGGTGCAGCAGAAAAGTTTATTGTACGAATTTTCGATACCGCACGAAAAAATGCaccttgtttaatattttttgatgaaaTCG ATACGCTGGCCGGTCGACGTCCCATTAGTTCAAATAGCTCAAGTGATGTACAGGTACGTATACTCTCAACTCTATTGACTGAAATGGATGGTGTTATAGACGATTCGGATGAGAATAGCCAGCAAATACTCGTCGTCGCAGCTAGTAATCGGCCAGATATGATTGATGACGCCCTATTGCGGCCTGGCCGTttaagtaaacatatatatgtgccaGCACCCGATTTACAGTCGCGTATATCCATTTTACAGTTAATTGCCAAACGTATGCCTTTTTCAGAAgatgttaatgtaattaaaattgccGAAGGCACAAAGCTTTACACAGGCGCCGATATGTGTAATCTTTGTAATGAGGCTGCATTGTTAGCTTTTGAAAGATTGAGTGCGGAAAGTAGTGTAGAGGATTATAAAATTAACGCGAAAGAATTTGATTTcgctttaaaaaattcgaaatcgTCACTCTCGATAAATCAACTGAGCTTGTATGcgaaatttcaaaagaaaagtTAG
- the Ythdc1 gene encoding YTH domain-containing protein 1, which yields MKIMADLDAVHLGLDENEADIAEELQDFDDSFDTRSEASESGSESSVSQPSISSVSTTISSIGEKRKNKTKKKASKENEKKATTKRTSSPAVGTVNGKNSVGGKKKRSNEESSNKDESSTKTSESKGTSSKEKKSQKKASSSSKNSTASVANSNGPANTSSGSVSAHANTSGNKSEASDAEDKPTTKTPFDSDSESEDSDSAANIKRNGRKAISKSASPEKKTQSGSNTGTGGKSYDYMTKLNYLFRGTHFFLIKSNNADNVAIAKNKNVWATLPQNEANLNQAFKESRNVLLIFSVNESGKFAGFARMSSQSRRDLSHPAWVLPPSISPKALGGIIELDWICRKELSFNCTSHLYNTWNESKPVKIGRDGQEIEPKVGSELCRLFPEDEKIEMTPILRKSKETAKMMREKGIRVSYRPPRSLSSRGSRGGGGSGGSGFPSYRQSDRRAGGSGGPMRHRRTFSSGPHRPYKLPPLGMPPGGGFKRSSSPYRSSGSVGAGGSGGSRAGGGDTGLPSWDRYMNSAEAYMVDYMRSMHGQLPPLPFVPPFAQLPLSASGSGALPPPGPPSMYDQLPPPVRYYDGPPLPDYPPPQPIRPPPPGFDKAPSYEDFAAWKNAGLPTLPDGMPPGFPSFGSSAGTSASNGGNSGIGGSSSVGGGGGFSSSTNAINAGNTSGGPNSFRSSSQRSNNSNMMRPRERAGGRDYRGPSGGVGGGGSRSGGNDRHFRAGGGSSGGARNYRDGRR from the exons ATGAAAATTATGGCTGACTTGGACGCAGTACACTTAGGATTAGACGAAAATGAAGCAGATATAGCCGAAGAGCTACAAGATTTTGACGATTCATTTGACACAAGGAGCGAGGCGTCAGAATCGGGTTCGGAGTCTTCGGTCTCCCAGCCTAGTATTAGTTCTGTGAGTACGACTATATCGTCCATCGGtgaaaaacgtaaaaataaGACCAAAAAAAAAGCTAGTAAAGAGAATGAGAAGAAAGCAACTACGAAGCGCACATCTTCGCCGGCGGTCGGGACTGTGAACGGAAAGAATTCTGTCGGTGGTAAGAAAAAACGAAGTAACGAAGAATCATCAAATAAAGACGAATCGTCAACTAAAACTTCAGAGAGTAAAGGTACCAGCAGTAAAGAAaagaaatcacaaaaaaaagctAGCAGTTCTAGCAAAAATTCGACTGCTTCAGTAGCCAATAGTAATGGGCCGGCAAATACAAGTAGTGGGTCTGTATCGGCACACGCCAATACCAGTGGTAATAAAAGTGAAGCCAGTGATGCAGAAGACAAGCCTACAACGAAAACACCATTTGACAGCGATTCTGAATCAGAGGACTCTGATTCTGCAGCAAATATTAAACGTAATGGACGAAAAGCGATATCTAAGAGTGCTTCTCCCgaaaagaaaacacaaagtgGTTCGAATACTGGTACTGGTGGCAAATCGTATGATTATATGACTAAACTGAACTACTTGTTTCGAGGTACTCATTTTTTCCTTATAAAATCAAACAATGCAGATAATGTTGccattgcaaaaaataaaaatgtttgggCTACATTACCACAAAATGAAGCAAATCTCAATCAAGCATTCAAGGAATCCCGGAATGTTTTATTAATCTTCTCCGTCAACGAAAGTG gAAAATTTGCTGGGTTTGCTCGCATGAGTTCCCAGTCACGTAGAGATCTTTCTCATCCGGCATGGGTTTTACCACCTAGCATCTCTCCAAAGGCCCTCGGAGGTATCATTGAGTTGGATTGGATATGCCGAAAAGAGTTGTCATTTAACTGTACTTCTCACCTATACAATACGTGGAATGAGAGTAAGCCGGTTAAAATTGGACGTGATGGTCAAGAAATTGAACCCAAAGTAGGCTCAGAGCTATGTCGCTTATTCCCAGAAGATGAGAAAATCGAAATGACACCTATCTTACGAAAATCGAAAGAAACTGCTAAGATGATGCGTGAAAAAGGAATTCGTGTCTCCTATCGACCACCGCGAAGTTTATCTTCACGTGGTAGTCGCGGCGGTGGTGGTAGTGGTGGCAGTGGTTTTCCCAGCTACCGCCAAAGCGACCGTCGAGCTGGTGGTAGTGGTGGTCCAATGCGACATAGGCGTACATTTAGTTCCGGACCACATCGCCCTTATAAACTTCCACCCCTCGGAATGCCACCGGGTGGCGGTTTTAAACGCTCATCCTCACCATACCGCAGTAGTGGTAGCGTTGGTGCGGGTGGAAGTGGAGGATCACGCGCAGGTGGAGGCGATACCGGTTTGCCATCATGGGATCGGTATATGAATTCTGCCGAAGCATACATGGTTGATTACATGCGCTCTATGCATGGACAACTGCCTCCGTTACCGTTCGTACCGCCATTTGCGCAACTTCCACTTTCTGCTTCCGGCTCGGGTGCCTTACCGCCACCAGGTCCGCCATCAATGTACGACCAATTACCTCCACCAGTGCGTTACTATGATGGACCACCACTGCCAGATTATCCTCCACCTCAACCAATCAGGCCTCCACCACCTGGTTTTGACAAAGCACCATCCTATGAAGACTTCGCAGCTTGGAAAAATGCCGGTTTACCCACTCTACCAGATGGTATGCCACCAGGGTTCCCGAGTTTTGGCAGCAGTGCTGGGACGTCAGCTTCCAATGGCGGTAACAGTGGTATTGGGGGCTCCAGCTCTGTCGGAGGTGGTGGTGGTTTTTCAAGTTCTACTAATGCTATTAATGCAGGCAACACATCAGGTGGCCCTAACAGTTTTCGTAGCAGCAGCCAACGTTCCAACAACTCAAATATGATGCGTCCACGTGAACGAGCTGGTGGTCGTGACTATCGTGGACCCAGCGGCGGTGTAGGTGGTGGCGGATCACGTAGCGGTGGAAACGATAGACATTTCCGTGCTGGTGGTGGCAGCAGCGGTGGAGCGCGTAATTATCGTGATGGTAGACGTTAA
- the LOC106627392 gene encoding osteopetrosis-associated transmembrane protein 1: MCFFSILLKITVLLFVVQHVLAENICTKYLRELAQKQSAFVQCSTLHSVPVSLCIGCKDPFKEMQYAYSKMRDVQNCTETFFDKDRINIVSTTQSILTGLWTKAYCDDCFAKDNSELFNTKINDLETCLRENKGEECVLCLGKYLDLNGFYVGLDKHNNGQVCYDMQDSMNRTRAHWSKDLNCCHRDFNMYLFLVTCGIVVLLPLIFYSTTYTITKRQERYHDILTEDTRHNAPSTSVMASSSVADLPSTSSTATCPRIPSKKNIIDIEEYTSSDDDEYAEATITKKS, translated from the exons ATGTGTTTCTTcagtattttattgaaaataaccGTTCTGTTATTTGTTGTACAACATGTCCTAGCAGAGAAT ATATGTACCAAATATCTTCGTGAATTAGCTCAAAAACAAAGTGCATTCGTGCAATGTTCAACACTGCATTCAGTGCCGGTGAGCCTTTGCATAGGTTGTAAGGACCCATTTAAAGAAATGCAATATGCATATTCGAAAATGCGCGATGTACAAAATTGCACAGAGACGTTCTTTGACAAAGATCGCATCAACATTGTTTCTACAACACAATCGATACTAACCGGGTTATGGACAAAGGCTTATTGTGATG ATTGCTTTGCTAAAGATAATTCGGAAttatttaacacaaaaataaacgATCTGGAAACTTGCCTGCGTGAGAACAAAGGTGAAGAATGTGTTCTCTGTTTGGGCAAATATCTGGATCTAAATGGATTTTATGTTGGTTTGGATAAACATAATAATGGACAAGTTTGTTACGACATGCAAGATTCG ATGAATCGAACGAGGGCACACTGGTCTAAAGATTTAAATTGTTGTCATCGTGATTTTAATATGTACCTCTTTCTTGTTACTTGCGGTATTGTAGTCCTACTcccattaatattttatagcaCCACATATACTATAACGAAACGACAGGAGAGATACCACGATATTTTAACTGAAG ACACCAGACACAATGCCCCATCTACAAGTGTCATGGCCAGTAGTTCCGTCGCTGATCTACCAAGTACATCATCAACGGCAACCTGTCCACGTATACCTTCAAAGAAGAACATAATAGATATTGAAGAGTATACATCCTCCGATGATGACGAATACGCGGAGGCAACGATCACAAAAAAATCGTAA